The Myxococcus virescens genome includes the window GAGGCCGGGCACCGCCAAGCGATTCCAATTCACCTGGAGCTTCTCTACCAACTGCGTGGGGTTGAAGATGCACTCCATTGCCTCGCCGGTGAGGACATTCACCAGTACGCAGCGAGGAGGACGGGCGAGGCCGGCAGCGATGGACACGTGGGGTCCGCCTTTCAGTACGCCGGCATGGGAGAGAAGCTGCGTGAGGCGGCGTCCCTCTCGGCACGAGCCGTGGCCTGGGCAAGCACCTCGCCGTCCACCTGCAGGCTGACGAGGACGGGGGCGGCGGGAGGCGAGGCCGGCTGCGAAGAGAGCACCTCGGGTGGGGGCAGCGAGGCTTGGAGGGCCGCCACCGCCGGCATGGACGAGGACTCCAGGGGCCAGTCCACCGGCGAGGTGGGCGAGGCCGCGGTGACGACGGACGCGGGTGTGGCTGCGCTGCCGGTGGCGTCCTCAAGGCCGAAGGCGACGGACAAGTCCCGGTGGAGACCCAGTCGGGCCGTGCGGAGCGCCTGCTGGAGGCCGGTGTCCGTGCCGAAGAGGCTCGCCACCGCGTCCACCACACCGAGGATGGCGCCCACCAGCTCCAGGAGGACGCCGGAGATGGCGTCGACCACGCCGAAGACGACGAGCTTCATGCCCGTCCACGCCTCGGCCCAGTTGCCGGTGAGGGCTCCGCTCAGCGTCAACACCACGCCCCAGAAGACGTCGACGATGCCAGAGAAGGCCGCCAGGGCGGCGTTGAGGACGCCGCCCACCACGGACACCGCGAGGGAGACGGCGGACACCAGCACGCCCACGACGGTGGTGATGTTGCCGATGGCAAACCCGATGGCTTGCCCCATGGCCACCCAGATGCTGCCGCCTTCCCTCGCGGCGGAGCTGGTGCCCAAGAGGCCGGAGAGCGCCCCACCGAGGACGCGGCCGAGGTGCGCCAGGCTGCTGAGGAGGACGTCGACGCCGGCCTTCATGTAGTGCCATTGCCCCGCGAGGCCCTCCGCCACCTCTGCACCGGTCGTTAGGCCCCTGACGACGAAGTCGAAGACGCGGGCGAGGGCGCGCCCCACCGTGGCCCCCGCCTCGCCGAAGGCGGCGAACTTCGCAGCGGCGGTGGTCGCGTCGTCCCGCTCGGAGAGGAAGCCCAGCGCTTCGCCCACCCGCTGCAACGTCGCCTGGAAGGCGTCGAGGGTGGGGCGCGCGGCTTCGAGGCCAGAGGAGAAGCCGTCGGCGAGGCCCGAGAAGAAGCTGTGGACGCGGTGTGCCCACAGGTAGAGGTTGATGAGGAAGTCTTTCAGCCCGGCATTCTGGGCCCGGCCCAACTCCTCCCGCACCGCGCCGGAGAAGCCTCCGTCCTCGAAGAGCTGGACGAAGCCTCGGAAGGCGAGCGTCACCTGCTCCTGCACACGCCGCGCGAAGTTGCCCAGGCCCCCGAGGTTGTGGCGGAAGGCGTAGGCGAGGCCGGCCACGGCGACGCCCAGCAGGACGACAGCGGCTACCGCCGGAAGCACCGTGGCCAGGAGGCTGCCCAGGGTAAGGCCCAGCACCTTGAGGCCCAGCACCAGCAGCGCCAAACCCACCTTGGCGGAAATGACGGCGCCGACAAGGGCGATGATGCCACCGGCCCCCAGGGCGAAGGCTGCGAAGGCGCGCTTCACCGGGCCGGGCAACGCCTGGAAGACACCCAGCACCTGCTGCACCGCGCCGGCGACGAGGGTGACGAGGGGCTTCAGCACCTGGCTGAAGGGCTCCCCGAGGACGATGGCCAGCGTCTCCAGGTTGCCAGCCAGCAGCGTCTTCTGGCCCTGAAATGTGTCCAGCATCTGCTCGCGGAACTTCGTGGCCGTGCCGCCCGCATTCTCGAACTCATCGCGCAGGTACTTGAGGGCCTCGGCGCCGCGGACGACTTCGCCAGTGTCCTTGCGGATGCCGTTGGTGAACTGCGTGAGGATGGCATTCACGCCGCCGAGCGCCTCGCGGCCGAAGGCCTTCAGGAGGAAGGCGGAGCGCTGCGCTGCCGTCATTCGCTCGAGGGCGGGCGACAGTTTGTCGAGGATGCCGAGGAAGGAGAGGAAGTTGCCTTTGGAGTCGGTGACGGCAACACCCAGGCCGCGCAGGTGCTCTTGCACCTGCGGGTCCGCCATGCGCTCCATAGCCACCGCGACGGCGGTGGACGCGCGCTCCACGCCGGGGACAACATTCTTCACAAGGCCGAGGGCGATGAGTGTCTCGGGCAGGGACTGGTTGAGGGCCTGTGCGCCGCGCGCAGCGGTGCCGAGGGCCAGGGGCAACTCATTCGCACTGAGGGCGAAGACGTTGACGGCCTGGAGCATCTGGTCGACGGAGATGGCGGCCTTGTCGGTGGAGATGCCGAAGGCCTTCATGGCCTGGGAGGCGAGGCCCGCCGCCCCCTGGGGTGTCAGCTCTCCCAGCGAGCCACCCGCCAGGTCCAACACCGGCAGGAGCAGCTTCATGGCCTCCGCGGCGGTGAAGCCGGCCTGAGTGAGCTCGCGCAGGCCCAGCACGGACTCGGTGGGCGTGAATTGCGTGGCGAGGCTGGCCTTGACGGCCGCGTCACGCAGCTCCCCGAGCACCTCGGCCGAGGCACCAGAGACGGCGGCCACGCCCGCCAGGGCTTGTTCGAACTGGCCGGCGACGTTGGCCAGCGAGAGGGACGCGCCCACGGTGACGGCGCCAGCCGTGAAGATGGCCATGGCGACGCCAAGCCGCTGGAAGGCGGTTTCAATACGCGCGGTGCCCAACCCCACTCGCCTGTCCAGGCTCATGAAGTTGCGCTCCACGCCCTGGAAGGTGCCAGAGGCCAAGTCCCGTGCCGTGAAGACGAAGCCCAGGCCGAGATTGTTGAGCACGCGCTACCTCCGCTTCGCGGACTTCTCCAAGGCCTTCGCCTCGCGACTGCGTTGCTGGCCGATGCGCTCGAGGAGCCAGTCCCTGTCCGAGGTGGGCAGCTCCAAGGCGTCACCAAGAGGCACTGCGAGGCCGCTGCCGCCGTGTTGGTGCCAGCACAGGTTGAAGAGGCCCTCGCGCCACGTCTCCAGCGTCACGCCGGGGAAGAGGTGGAGCGCTCCCGTCGCCTCGTCGTCCGGGCTTGCCCCGGAAGGAAGAAGCCCCGGTCGAAAGGGAGCTCCACCTCCTGGCGCATGAAGCACTCGGGGCATTCGACTTCGAGCGTCGTGTCCACCCCGCAGTCGACGCGGTCGAACTCGTCGACGAGGAAGTCGGCGTCGCGCAGGCTCAAGTCTTCGAGGAAGCGGCGCTTGTCGCGGGCGTCCACGCCATCGACGTCCAGCACCCGGTAGGCGAGGACGGAGGACAGCAGCTTCTCCGGCGCCGCGCGCTGCAGCTGCGGCAGCCGCCGCTCGTCCTCACCCGTCAGCAGCTTGAAGCGCACGCGCTTGCTGGCGTCCGGCAGCGTTGTCTCAAAGCGGTGGCCGGCCATGAAGGCCGCGCGGCTGGCGTCCGAGAGGGCGCGCACCGGGAGCTGCGTCAAGTCCAGCTCCCAGTCGATGCGGGCCCGGCAGGCAGCATTCTGGCAGGGGACGGCGAAGACGTACTCGGGGCCGTAGGTGAGGACGCGCACCTGGAGGAGCGCGTAGAAGCGGTCCCCCTGCAGCACCTGGCCCCAGTCCACCTTCCCGTCGGGGAAGGCGTAGGGGCCTGCTTCCACCAACTCCTCCCAGCACGCGGAGAGCAGCTCATCCACCTGGCCGCCGCTCTTCGCCAGCTTCCTATCCGCGAGGACGCGCTCCTCCCGCACTCGCATGCCGCGAATGCGGCCCGTCAGCCCCGAGGGGCACGAAATGGTGTCCGCCATGTCCTTCCTCCGGGAAGGACAAAGGCCTCGGGCGGCAAATCGGGGACATCCTCAAGCGCGTTTCATTTGACGACGGTGGAGCCTGCGCGTGTTGACCGGGCCACACAGAGGACACCTTCAGTAGCTCAATAACGGTGGAAAGTTGAGCCCATGGCCCGCACCATGGATATTGAAATGCAACCGCCATGCCCCATACCTCGAAACTCTCATGCCGAGTGGTGTTCAGCCCTCAGGCATGGGGGCAGGTGGGGCGCATGCCGCACGGCACATTCGTTGCCGTGCAGGAGGCTGTCGCTCGCATTGAGAGGGAAGGACGCGTGCAGCGCTCGTCAGCAGGTAACACCGTCACTCGGCTTCGGTTGGCCCCAGGGCCGCTGGACATCATCTGCGAGTGGGACGAAACACGGCGCACGTTGACAGTTGTGGATATCGTCTCCGTGCCCGCTGAGGCTTGTTGAATTCGCGGGCGGATGTGCGCTGCTTCTGAATGGGAATCGTCCGCCCGCGTGCAAGGCCCACGGGTGCTGCGTCGCTGGCTGAGTCCTATTTGGCCAGCTCGAAGAAATCGTAGGTGAGGGTGACGCTTTCGATGACATTTTCATCGGACTCGTTGTCCCACTCGCCCGCGACGAACTTCACCGGCCAGGCGCGAGAGAGGCTCCACCGACGCAGCGTAGTGCCGTCCCGGTCCTGCTGGACGATGTCGAGGTTGCGCTTGTAGAGGCTGTCCGGCAGCCCCAGGCCACTGGCGGTGTGGACGACGTCCTGGAACCAGTCGAAGAGCTCATGGTCCTGCGTGGCGCCTCTCTCCAGTGTGACGTCGGAGAAGGTGAGGCGCCCCGGGGACTTGTTCGGAATCAAGGAGCCGCCCTCGAAATACTGGACGTTGGCGACCTCGACGGACAATTCGCTGC containing:
- a CDS encoding phage tail tape measure protein, yielding MLNNLGLGFVFTARDLASGTFQGVERNFMSLDRRVGLGTARIETAFQRLGVAMAIFTAGAVTVGASLSLANVAGQFEQALAGVAAVSGASAEVLGELRDAAVKASLATQFTPTESVLGLRELTQAGFTAAEAMKLLLPVLDLAGGSLGELTPQGAAGLASQAMKAFGISTDKAAISVDQMLQAVNVFALSANELPLALGTAARGAQALNQSLPETLIALGLVKNVVPGVERASTAVAVAMERMADPQVQEHLRGLGVAVTDSKGNFLSFLGILDKLSPALERMTAAQRSAFLLKAFGREALGGVNAILTQFTNGIRKDTGEVVRGAEALKYLRDEFENAGGTATKFREQMLDTFQGQKTLLAGNLETLAIVLGEPFSQVLKPLVTLVAGAVQQVLGVFQALPGPVKRAFAAFALGAGGIIALVGAVISAKVGLALLVLGLKVLGLTLGSLLATVLPAVAAVVLLGVAVAGLAYAFRHNLGGLGNFARRVQEQVTLAFRGFVQLFEDGGFSGAVREELGRAQNAGLKDFLINLYLWAHRVHSFFSGLADGFSSGLEAARPTLDAFQATLQRVGEALGFLSERDDATTAAAKFAAFGEAGATVGRALARVFDFVVRGLTTGAEVAEGLAGQWHYMKAGVDVLLSSLAHLGRVLGGALSGLLGTSSAAREGGSIWVAMGQAIGFAIGNITTVVGVLVSAVSLAVSVVGGVLNAALAAFSGIVDVFWGVVLTLSGALTGNWAEAWTGMKLVVFGVVDAISGVLLELVGAILGVVDAVASLFGTDTGLQQALRTARLGLHRDLSVAFGLEDATGSAATPASVVTAASPTSPVDWPLESSSMPAVAALQASLPPPEVLSSQPASPPAAPVLVSLQVDGEVLAQATARAERDAASRSFSPMPAY
- a CDS encoding phage tail protein is translated as MAIIGQPRSFHKRFKFLCEVDGLGHSGFQKCSELSVEVANVQYFEGGSLIPNKSPGRLTFSDVTLERGATQDHELFDWFQDVVHTASGLGLPDSLYKRNLDIVQQDRDGTTLRRWSLSRAWPVKFVAGEWDNESDENVIESVTLTYDFFELAK